One segment of Pseudofrancisella aestuarii DNA contains the following:
- a CDS encoding UbiX family flavin prenyltransferase: MEPKKIIIAITGASGYQYGVIALKLLKQHNIETHLILSKTSELTRSMETDYTLDEVKALATHVNHVNNLASCLSSGSYRPSGMLIAPCSMKTLAEIANGIADNLISRTADVMLKERKPLILLARETPLSLIHIENMKKVTLAGGIIMPPVPSLYIKPQSIDELLEYTVIRALDLMGINLDSNKRWKGNDLID, translated from the coding sequence ATGGAACCTAAAAAAATTATTATTGCAATAACAGGAGCTAGTGGATACCAATACGGTGTAATCGCTCTAAAGTTATTGAAACAACATAATATTGAAACACATTTAATTCTTTCTAAAACATCTGAGCTTACTCGTTCAATGGAGACTGATTACACTCTAGATGAAGTAAAAGCATTAGCTACACATGTAAATCATGTAAATAACCTAGCATCATGTCTTTCTAGCGGATCATATAGACCTTCTGGCATGCTAATAGCTCCATGCTCTATGAAAACATTAGCAGAAATAGCAAATGGCATTGCTGATAATCTTATATCACGTACAGCAGATGTAATGTTAAAAGAAAGAAAACCCCTTATCCTTCTAGCAAGAGAAACTCCTTTAAGTTTGATTCATATAGAAAATATGAAAAAAGTAACTCTTGCTGGTGGCATTATTATGCCTCCGGTACCTTCTTTATATATAAAGCCTCAATCTATTGATGAACTTTTAGAATATACCGTTATTAGAGCTCTTGATCTGATGGGAATTAATTTAGACTCTAACAAAAGATGGAAAGGGAATGATCTAATAGATTAA
- a CDS encoding SRPBCC domain-containing protein, with protein sequence MDNEHIKLAVIIKADKNKVKHALTTKNDIQKWNTSNVNLQDNILKLKYSNNIEFDWEIHESNDDIIWKCVNGPKNAKNKEAIYSLEEIDNQTKVSLIHNNWELNDDEMSFCFARWGALLFSLKNYLEFNKPNLLF encoded by the coding sequence ATGGATAACGAACATATCAAACTAGCGGTAATAATAAAAGCTGATAAAAATAAAGTTAAGCATGCCCTTACAACTAAAAATGATATTCAAAAATGGAATACTTCTAACGTAAATCTACAAGACAATATTTTAAAGCTAAAATATTCAAATAATATAGAGTTTGATTGGGAAATCCATGAATCTAATGACGACATTATATGGAAATGTGTAAACGGCCCTAAAAATGCTAAAAATAAAGAAGCTATTTACTCACTAGAAGAGATAGATAATCAAACAAAAGTATCCCTAATTCATAATAATTGGGAACTTAATGATGATGAAATGAGCTTTTGTTTTGCTCGCTGGGGAGCTTTACTTTTTTCATTAAAAAATTACTTAGAATTTAATAAACCCAATCTTTTATTTTAA
- a CDS encoding SDR family oxidoreductase: protein MKKLVVITGASSGFGKATAKKLSALGHPLLLLARRVERLEEMNLPNTLCEKVDVTDYETFKKAILKAEEKFGPVDCLINNAGVMLLGNISTQDPKEFKQMLDVNVQGVLNGMHIVLASMIKRNTGTIINLSSIAGRKTFPDHPAYCGTKFAVHAISENTREEVADKNVRVITIAPGAGDTELLSHTTSTEIKDGYENWKKEMGGVLKADDVADAILYAYQQPQNVCIREIVIAATKQKA from the coding sequence ATGAAAAAATTAGTCGTAATTACTGGAGCAAGTTCTGGATTTGGTAAGGCTACAGCTAAAAAACTAAGTGCATTAGGTCACCCATTGCTTTTATTAGCTAGAAGAGTCGAGCGCTTAGAAGAAATGAATCTACCAAACACGTTATGCGAAAAGGTTGATGTAACAGATTATGAGACTTTTAAGAAAGCTATATTAAAAGCTGAAGAAAAGTTTGGACCTGTCGACTGCTTAATAAATAATGCTGGTGTAATGCTTCTTGGAAATATATCTACACAAGACCCTAAAGAGTTTAAACAAATGTTAGATGTAAATGTCCAAGGTGTTTTAAATGGTATGCATATCGTTTTAGCTAGTATGATAAAGCGTAATACTGGAACAATAATAAACCTAAGCTCTATTGCTGGCCGTAAAACATTCCCTGATCATCCTGCTTATTGTGGAACTAAGTTTGCTGTACATGCTATTAGTGAAAACACTCGTGAAGAAGTAGCTGATAAAAATGTTCGTGTAATAACGATAGCTCCTGGTGCTGGAGATACAGAACTACTTAGTCATACTACATCTACAGAGATAAAAGATGGTTATGAAAACTGGAAAAAAGAAATGGGTGGTGTATTAAAAGCAGATGATGTAGCAGATGCTATATTATATGCTTATCAACAACCTCAAAATGTTTGTATCAGAGAAATAGTTATTGCTGCTACAAAGCAAAAAGCTTAA
- a CDS encoding UbiD family decarboxylase, which translates to MSKQQSLSSFIQSLEKSNLLIRIKEPKRVDQIPQIMEQNPTKAIFIEKIIDSEFSVLTNAYSNHEMYAQAMECDKTEVPIKLTEKSKGRIKPIIVDDAPCKQVILKGEDVDLTKLPHFLHHDRDGHAYTNDNLFISKDPNTGIYDWGIYRSMFRTKNEKSVDMTCTSHRQRLNAMAAAAKGQNLEVAIVIGGPTLDKLAALSGVPVDTDDFEVLGSFYEAPAKLIKCETIDILVPANAEIVLECELMATEGLVYDEGPYGEFTGTYGGGLKQNYRLKVKAMTYVKNGIYQHVTIGGLRPWYSDNMLQLPAIEADIYNGLKAASIDVKEVRCPKGGLSNIAYAKISPRGAGDAKQALGIMLTCSKQSLPKIAMVFSENIDIWDDDAINSAMAFCYMPDRDTVIINGCNTMTVDPKSKPAGVASKIGLDCTIPYGPEWNHDEFEKSSLTNLGEPPKDIKTMTEEEITIDMEAFIREKPRAWYDILKHYHGQPYPNIYRAFGNLRNKLNRENQSPWYPYKFMD; encoded by the coding sequence ATGTCAAAGCAGCAATCATTATCAAGCTTCATTCAATCTCTCGAAAAATCAAATTTATTAATTCGTATAAAAGAACCAAAACGAGTAGATCAAATTCCACAAATTATGGAGCAAAACCCTACTAAAGCTATATTTATTGAAAAAATAATTGATTCAGAATTTTCTGTTTTAACAAATGCCTACTCTAATCATGAGATGTATGCTCAAGCAATGGAGTGTGACAAAACTGAAGTCCCTATAAAATTAACAGAAAAATCAAAAGGCCGAATCAAACCTATAATTGTTGATGATGCCCCATGTAAGCAAGTCATTCTAAAAGGTGAGGATGTCGACTTAACTAAACTACCTCATTTTTTACATCATGACAGAGATGGTCATGCTTATACAAATGATAATTTATTTATAAGCAAAGATCCTAATACCGGTATTTATGACTGGGGTATTTACCGTTCAATGTTTCGTACAAAAAATGAAAAATCAGTAGATATGACTTGTACCTCTCACAGACAGAGGCTAAATGCTATGGCTGCTGCTGCAAAAGGGCAAAATCTAGAGGTTGCGATAGTAATTGGTGGTCCAACTTTAGATAAGCTTGCAGCTCTTTCTGGAGTACCCGTTGATACGGATGATTTTGAAGTATTAGGTAGCTTCTATGAAGCTCCTGCAAAATTAATCAAATGTGAGACTATTGATATACTAGTTCCTGCAAATGCAGAAATTGTTCTAGAATGTGAGCTGATGGCAACAGAAGGTCTAGTATATGATGAAGGTCCTTATGGAGAGTTCACTGGAACATATGGAGGTGGTTTAAAGCAAAACTACCGCTTGAAGGTAAAAGCAATGACATATGTGAAAAATGGAATATACCAACATGTAACAATCGGTGGATTACGACCATGGTATTCTGACAATATGTTACAACTACCAGCTATAGAAGCTGACATATACAATGGGTTAAAAGCCGCTAGTATAGATGTCAAAGAAGTCCGTTGCCCAAAAGGCGGTTTATCAAATATCGCATATGCAAAGATATCTCCTCGAGGTGCTGGTGATGCTAAACAAGCTTTAGGAATAATGCTAACTTGCTCAAAACAGTCTCTTCCTAAAATAGCTATGGTTTTTAGTGAAAATATTGATATTTGGGATGATGATGCTATTAATTCGGCTATGGCATTCTGCTATATGCCTGATAGAGATACTGTCATCATTAATGGCTGTAATACCATGACCGTTGATCCAAAGTCTAAACCAGCTGGAGTGGCCTCTAAAATAGGCTTAGATTGTACTATTCCTTATGGACCTGAATGGAATCATGATGAATTTGAAAAAAGCAGCTTAACAAATTTAGGTGAACCTCCTAAAGATATAAAAACCATGACAGAAGAAGAAATAACTATAGATATGGAGGCTTTTATTCGTGAAAAACCTAGAGCATGGTATGACATTTTAAAACATTACCATGGACAACCTTATCCTAATATTTATAGAGCATTTGGAAACTTAAGGAATAAACTAAATAGAGAAAATCAATCTCCTTGGTATCCATATAAATTTATGGATTAA
- a CDS encoding UbiD family decarboxylase: MSSFRKHLEKLKEKNKLITVSKKLNTDNQISAGIYKASTKDNGYATLFNSVENFPDWSVAGGVFATDSLLALALNTREDNLLNTYLDISNKPIKTNRVDSSPVKDVIMKNDEVNLLTIPFLTYCEDDENSYHHSGIIFTKDNDNNINKGTIKRVEVLDSNTMGIYTSQYSNFSRLIYENERNNKDTEVAIAISVDPEIYITSQFPNKKGAGCLELAGGIKGEPVNVIKCETLDLYVPADSEVIIEGVVTKDRVLQGKWGTERANYVLLESQYTNDNSSTKLVGYTFKVKAITHRKKPIYLAMTTAFGEAEDRSLCKYFTTMAIRNIVITQLKCKDDFVAANVMHGEYAVVSIKNADMDTAKRIIHAITTIPIITKVVVVDDDIDIYNCDEVNWAIVTRTTASKDVLIYPSPLNLITMDKWGIDATTPCNGPIKGQKEVFKRSLPKDLDKVDYI; this comes from the coding sequence ATGAGTAGTTTTAGAAAACACCTCGAAAAATTAAAAGAAAAGAATAAACTAATAACTGTTTCTAAGAAATTGAATACGGATAATCAAATATCTGCGGGTATTTATAAAGCTTCAACAAAAGATAATGGCTATGCCACTTTATTTAATTCAGTAGAAAACTTTCCTGATTGGAGTGTTGCTGGAGGAGTTTTTGCAACAGATTCTCTACTTGCATTAGCCCTCAATACTAGAGAAGATAATTTACTTAATACTTATTTAGATATAAGTAATAAACCTATAAAGACTAATAGAGTAGATTCAAGTCCTGTTAAAGATGTAATAATGAAAAATGATGAGGTCAATTTATTAACTATTCCATTTTTAACATACTGTGAAGATGATGAAAACTCATACCATCACTCAGGCATTATTTTTACAAAAGATAATGATAATAATATCAATAAAGGAACTATAAAGAGAGTCGAAGTATTAGACTCTAATACTATGGGAATATACACCTCTCAATATAGTAATTTTTCTCGTTTAATATATGAAAATGAACGTAACAACAAAGATACCGAAGTTGCAATTGCTATAAGCGTTGATCCAGAAATATATATTACAAGTCAATTTCCCAATAAAAAAGGAGCTGGCTGCTTAGAGCTTGCAGGCGGAATAAAAGGAGAACCCGTAAACGTTATAAAGTGTGAAACTCTAGATTTATATGTGCCTGCAGACTCAGAGGTAATAATAGAAGGTGTAGTTACTAAAGATAGAGTGCTTCAAGGTAAGTGGGGAACAGAAAGAGCAAATTATGTTCTCTTAGAAAGCCAATATACTAATGACAATAGTTCTACGAAATTGGTAGGATATACTTTTAAAGTAAAAGCTATTACTCATAGGAAAAAACCTATTTATTTAGCAATGACAACTGCTTTTGGAGAAGCTGAAGATAGGTCTCTTTGCAAATATTTCACCACTATGGCTATACGTAATATAGTTATCACACAACTAAAGTGTAAAGATGATTTTGTTGCAGCTAATGTAATGCATGGAGAATATGCCGTCGTTTCAATAAAAAATGCAGATATGGATACGGCTAAGAGAATTATCCATGCTATAACAACTATACCTATTATAACCAAAGTTGTAGTTGTCGATGACGATATTGATATCTATAATTGTGATGAAGTGAATTGGGCTATAGTTACAAGAACAACAGCAAGCAAGGATGTGTTAATATATCCTTCTCCTTTAAACTTAATAACTATGGATAAGTGGGGAATTGATGCAACTACACCATGCAATGGACCAATTAAAGGTCAAAAAGAAGTGTTTAAACGCTCCTTGCCTAAAGATTTAGATAAAGTTGATTATATATAA
- a CDS encoding FAD-dependent oxidoreductase, whose translation MKILIVGAGPTGLSLATELARQGVVSKLIDKRENISNFSRAVGIVPSTLEKFKLIGIHDEVIKEGVHINHAKIFHDDKLLLDISLEKAKTNTEYNFIISLPQDRTEALIEKRFEEFGGKVEYGVELLSVKQNSNNTATAIYASGEEETFDYIVGADGSRSKVMQSMDVKKVGYDLPETWHIADFYTKESDEINTATISRSKNLFFMIRMAEKRYRAVSNAEIDLSRLPYGLTVDRVYREGSFKISIRQAEIYYKGNIILCGDAAHTHSPVGGRGMNLGIEDAFELAEALIGNNLDGYNKKQHARGKQIIKATEEARKMFTAKDFFRKNLLNMILHVVAKIPKLQSKIAKGLLTF comes from the coding sequence ATGAAAATATTGATAGTTGGAGCAGGCCCTACAGGACTTTCTTTAGCAACAGAGTTAGCTAGACAAGGTGTTGTTTCTAAGCTTATAGATAAGAGAGAAAATATCTCAAATTTTTCTAGAGCAGTGGGTATAGTTCCATCAACTTTAGAAAAATTTAAACTAATTGGTATACACGATGAAGTAATAAAAGAAGGTGTGCATATAAATCATGCTAAGATTTTTCATGATGACAAACTACTTCTAGATATATCTCTAGAAAAAGCTAAGACAAACACAGAATACAATTTTATTATTTCATTACCTCAAGATAGAACAGAAGCTCTTATAGAGAAAAGATTTGAAGAGTTTGGTGGAAAAGTTGAATATGGTGTGGAGTTACTTAGTGTAAAACAAAACTCTAATAATACAGCCACAGCTATATATGCTAGTGGTGAAGAAGAAACTTTTGACTATATAGTGGGTGCAGATGGCTCAAGAAGTAAAGTAATGCAAAGCATGGATGTTAAAAAAGTAGGATATGACCTTCCTGAGACTTGGCATATAGCGGATTTTTATACAAAAGAAAGTGATGAAATAAATACAGCAACTATTTCTAGAAGTAAGAATCTGTTTTTTATGATAAGGATGGCTGAAAAAAGATATAGAGCTGTTTCAAATGCTGAAATAGATTTGTCTCGCTTACCATATGGTTTAACAGTAGATAGAGTTTATAGAGAAGGTAGTTTTAAAATATCTATTAGACAGGCAGAAATCTACTATAAAGGTAACATTATCCTTTGTGGAGATGCAGCTCATACGCATTCTCCTGTTGGTGGTAGAGGAATGAATTTGGGGATAGAAGATGCTTTTGAGTTGGCAGAGGCTCTTATAGGCAATAACTTAGATGGTTATAATAAAAAACAACATGCTAGAGGCAAGCAGATTATAAAAGCGACTGAAGAAGCAAGAAAAATGTTTACAGCTAAAGATTTTTTCAGGAAAAATTTATTAAATATGATTCTTCATGTAGTAGCAAAAATTCCAAAGCTACAGTCTAAAATAGCAAAAGGACTTTTAACCTTTTAA